A window of Hymenobacter aerilatus contains these coding sequences:
- a CDS encoding 3'-5' exonuclease, with the protein MNALRHVDLTKVFLVDIETVPCEDCHSKLSTERQALWDTFCGKRHQREITEGKTTSELFGNAGLYAEFGKIVCISVGFFRMLPDETLEFRVKSFADDDECVVLKGFADLLDRHKPFGDLRSRFPGASPDGYFLCAHNGREFDYAYLGRRMVICGISLPPMLDIAGYKPWDLPHLLDTMDMWKFGDNKGYTSLALLAGAFNIPSPKDDIDGSQVGEVYWREKNLARIVTYCQKDVETTARVLLHLNGQRELWSTVQLTHMPWPDVKMQVA; encoded by the coding sequence GCCCTCCGTCACGTCGACCTGACAAAGGTCTTTCTTGTTGATATAGAAACGGTTCCTTGCGAAGATTGTCACAGCAAGCTAAGCACCGAGCGGCAAGCGTTATGGGATACGTTTTGTGGCAAGAGGCACCAGCGCGAAATTACGGAGGGCAAAACAACCAGTGAATTATTTGGCAACGCCGGGCTATACGCTGAGTTTGGCAAAATCGTGTGCATCTCAGTAGGCTTCTTCCGGATGCTGCCCGATGAAACACTGGAGTTTCGGGTGAAGTCCTTCGCCGACGATGACGAATGCGTGGTGCTGAAAGGCTTTGCTGACTTGCTGGACCGCCACAAACCCTTCGGCGACCTGCGCAGCCGTTTCCCCGGCGCTTCGCCCGATGGCTATTTCCTGTGCGCCCACAATGGCCGCGAGTTTGATTACGCCTACTTAGGCCGCCGCATGGTCATCTGCGGCATCTCCCTACCCCCCATGCTCGACATTGCCGGCTATAAGCCTTGGGACCTGCCTCACCTGCTCGATACGATGGACATGTGGAAGTTTGGCGACAACAAAGGGTACACGTCGCTGGCCTTATTGGCTGGTGCCTTCAATATTCCATCACCCAAAGATGATATCGACGGCTCGCAGGTAGGGGAGGTGTACTGGCGAGAAAAGAACCTGGCGCGCATCGTTACCTATTGTCAGAAAGACGTGGAAACCACGGCCCGCGTGCTGTTGCACCTCAATGGGCAACGGGAGCTATGGTCGACGGTGCAGCTTACCCATATGCCCTGGCCCGACGTGAAAATGCAAGTGGCGTAA
- a CDS encoding RNA polymerase sigma factor produces METLPLMLDNAYMDAGHQDRQIQQAVREQRTRLLAFIRRRIPDEAEAEDVLQDVFAELVESYRLLKPVEQAAAWLFRVARNRITDLYRRKKTASLEEELHATGTEDDDSLLLADILPAPDDAPENRLLRETLMEALAAALEELPPAQRQVFIWHELEEKSFREMEEETGVPLKTLISRKHYAVQHLRKRLQKLYTELFTN; encoded by the coding sequence ATGGAAACGCTACCCCTCATGCTCGATAATGCCTACATGGATGCAGGCCACCAGGACCGGCAGATTCAGCAAGCCGTACGCGAACAGCGGACCCGGCTGCTGGCCTTCATCCGCCGTCGTATTCCCGACGAGGCCGAGGCCGAAGACGTGCTGCAGGATGTTTTTGCCGAGCTAGTGGAAAGCTACCGGCTGCTGAAGCCCGTAGAGCAAGCCGCAGCATGGCTGTTTCGGGTGGCGCGCAACCGCATCACCGATCTGTACCGTCGTAAGAAAACCGCTTCGCTGGAAGAGGAACTGCACGCCACGGGCACCGAAGACGATGACTCGCTACTACTAGCCGACATCCTACCCGCCCCCGACGACGCGCCTGAAAACCGCCTGCTCCGCGAAACACTTATGGAAGCCCTGGCTGCTGCTTTGGAGGAACTACCGCCGGCCCAGCGTCAGGTGTTCATCTGGCACGAGCTGGAAGAGAAAAGCTTTCGTGAGATGGAGGAAGAGACCGGTGTGCCGCTCAAAACTCTGATTTCGCGCAAGCACTACGCCGTGCAACACCTACGCAAGCGCCTGCAAAAACTGTATACCGAACTGTTCACGAATTAA
- the nuoK gene encoding NADH-quinone oxidoreductase subunit NuoK produces MDQTIPEVIRTVPLQYYVFFATALFAIGVTGVLIRRNAIIIFMCVELMLNAVNILLTAFSAYRADANGQVFVFFIMAVAAAEVSVGLGIIVMIYRNFQSTDVNLLSRLKF; encoded by the coding sequence ATGGACCAGACCATTCCGGAAGTAATCCGCACCGTACCGCTTCAGTACTACGTGTTTTTCGCCACGGCCCTGTTTGCCATCGGAGTTACGGGCGTACTGATCCGGCGCAATGCCATCATCATTTTCATGTGCGTAGAGCTGATGCTGAACGCCGTGAATATCCTCCTAACGGCCTTTTCTGCTTACCGCGCCGATGCCAACGGACAGGTGTTCGTGTTCTTCATTATGGCCGTAGCCGCCGCCGAAGTATCGGTAGGGCTAGGCATCATTGTGATGATCTACCGCAACTTCCAGAGTACCGACGTCAACCTGCTCAGCCGACTAAAGTTTTAA
- a CDS encoding complex I subunit 4 family protein, whose amino-acid sequence MLTVFLLLWPVAAALLLHFFKGGAARVVALGAALVELAAAIFAAVISRGNVSGQFDVNYPWVASAGINFHVGMDGLSVLLVLLTAFLVPVILLAAFRREYENPSSLYALVLFMQTGLIGVFVSLDAFLFYFFWEVALIPIYFIAGVWGGERRVQVTFKFFLYTIIGSLFMLAGFVYLYFQTGPAASGLAQHTSELSAFYNLNLSSSEQSWLFWLIFAAFAVKMPIFPFHTWQPDTYTESPTVATMLLSGIMLKMGVYGVIRWLLPIVPYGVSQWQPLVLILSVIGIVYGAIIAIRQQDIKRLIAYSSFSHVGLMAAGIFSLTQTGMQGAVIQMLAHGVNVVGLFFAVDVIERRTGTRNIADLGGLTRHTPLLTVTFLVMLLGSAALPLTSGFVGEFLLLAGVYEYNAWLSAVAGLTVIFAAVYLLRMFQRVMLGPDSSFTTTITDLTGAELAVMVPLVVLVFWIGLFPNTFLHISEPAVMQLLNVVKR is encoded by the coding sequence ATGCTCACCGTCTTTCTCCTACTCTGGCCCGTGGCGGCTGCTCTACTGCTGCACTTCTTTAAAGGGGGCGCGGCTCGCGTGGTAGCCCTGGGCGCGGCGCTGGTTGAACTGGCAGCAGCCATTTTTGCGGCTGTTATCTCGCGTGGCAACGTCAGTGGGCAGTTCGATGTCAACTACCCATGGGTAGCCTCGGCTGGCATCAACTTCCACGTGGGCATGGATGGCCTGAGCGTGCTGCTGGTGCTACTCACAGCATTCCTGGTGCCCGTGATTCTGCTGGCCGCCTTCCGCCGCGAGTACGAAAATCCCTCGTCGCTGTATGCGCTGGTGCTGTTTATGCAAACCGGCCTGATCGGTGTATTCGTGTCGCTGGATGCGTTCCTGTTCTACTTCTTCTGGGAAGTGGCACTCATTCCAATCTACTTCATTGCCGGCGTATGGGGCGGCGAGCGGCGCGTGCAGGTCACGTTCAAGTTCTTCCTCTACACCATCATCGGCTCGCTATTTATGCTGGCGGGCTTCGTGTACCTCTATTTCCAAACTGGTCCGGCCGCGTCGGGACTGGCGCAGCATACGTCGGAACTATCGGCTTTCTACAACCTGAACCTGAGCAGCAGCGAGCAGTCGTGGCTGTTCTGGCTGATTTTCGCGGCCTTCGCCGTAAAGATGCCCATCTTCCCTTTCCACACCTGGCAACCCGATACGTATACGGAGTCGCCCACCGTGGCTACTATGCTGCTTTCGGGCATCATGCTGAAAATGGGTGTGTACGGCGTAATTCGCTGGCTCCTACCCATCGTACCCTACGGCGTGAGCCAGTGGCAGCCGCTGGTACTCATCTTGTCGGTTATTGGGATTGTATATGGTGCCATCATTGCCATTCGCCAGCAAGACATCAAACGTCTGATTGCTTATTCCTCGTTTTCGCACGTGGGTCTGATGGCAGCGGGCATATTCTCGCTCACTCAAACAGGGATGCAGGGCGCTGTAATTCAGATGCTGGCGCACGGCGTGAACGTAGTTGGGTTGTTCTTCGCGGTTGACGTGATTGAGCGCCGCACCGGCACCCGCAACATTGCCGACCTGGGCGGCCTCACACGCCATACACCGCTGCTCACCGTTACCTTCCTAGTGATGCTGCTGGGTTCGGCGGCCCTACCCCTCACCAGCGGCTTTGTGGGCGAGTTCCTACTGCTGGCCGGCGTATATGAGTACAATGCCTGGCTAAGCGCAGTAGCAGGTCTCACCGTCATTTTTGCGGCGGTGTACCTACTGCGTATGTTCCAACGCGTAATGCTGGGCCCAGATTCAAGCTTCACCACTACTATCACCGACCTCACAGGTGCCGAACTGGCCGTGATGGTGCCGCTGGTGGTGCTGGTGTTTTGGATTGGCTTGTTCCCCAATACCTTCCTGCACATCTCGGAGCCAGCGGTGATGCAACTGCTGAATGTCGTGAAACGATAG
- a CDS encoding NADH-quinone oxidoreductase subunit N produces the protein MISLVILSVFGIINLFLGFLRSNKLLLPLAMLVLAIVFGVNAYDWSLGTQSFFSEMLVVDRYAVAFTGIVVLTTLLLLPFSEKYVREGEANLAEYYSLLLFALVGAIMMVAYNNMLMLFIGIEILSISMYVVAGADKRSARSNEAALKYFLMGAFATGILLFGVALVYGATGTFYLSELGAAVANPANAEFAPLLYIGILLVIIGISFKVGAAPFHFWTPDVYEGSPTFFTAYMSTVVKTAGFAAFFKLLFVGFGGAQSFWLPTVLAITILTLLVGNLGAVAQTSVKRMLAYSSISHAGYLFIALVAFDQSLSANGIFFYSLAYSVATVSAFAVLKLVADQRQREDYDGLGGLYRTNPLLAGCLTLSMLSLAGIPLTGGFFGKFFVFSAAVNQGYIGLVVFAVVMSMISIYYYLRPVIAAYLRPLPENAQPVQVSSLQSVMLVVLALLTVVLGVLPGLVSGLL, from the coding sequence ATGATTTCTCTCGTTATACTTTCCGTTTTTGGTATCATCAACCTGTTTTTGGGCTTTCTGCGCTCAAACAAGTTGCTGTTGCCCCTGGCGATGCTGGTGCTGGCCATTGTATTTGGGGTCAATGCCTACGACTGGAGCTTGGGTACGCAAAGCTTCTTCAGCGAAATGCTGGTGGTAGACCGCTATGCGGTAGCCTTCACGGGCATCGTGGTCCTCACTACGCTGCTGCTCCTACCCTTCTCCGAGAAATACGTGCGCGAGGGCGAAGCCAACCTGGCTGAGTACTACTCGCTGCTGCTGTTTGCACTGGTAGGCGCCATTATGATGGTGGCTTACAACAACATGCTGATGCTATTTATCGGCATTGAGATTCTGAGCATCTCCATGTACGTGGTGGCTGGGGCCGACAAGCGCAGCGCCCGCTCCAACGAAGCAGCGCTCAAATACTTCCTGATGGGGGCCTTCGCCACGGGTATCCTGCTATTCGGGGTAGCCTTGGTGTACGGTGCCACGGGTACGTTCTACCTCTCCGAGCTGGGCGCGGCCGTTGCTAATCCGGCCAACGCGGAGTTTGCACCGCTGCTCTACATCGGTATTCTGTTGGTCATCATCGGCATCAGCTTTAAAGTAGGCGCGGCGCCCTTCCACTTCTGGACCCCCGATGTATACGAGGGCAGCCCTACCTTCTTCACGGCCTACATGAGCACGGTGGTGAAGACAGCTGGCTTTGCGGCATTCTTCAAACTGTTGTTCGTTGGTTTTGGTGGAGCACAGTCGTTTTGGTTGCCTACGGTGCTGGCCATTACCATCCTCACGCTGCTGGTTGGCAACCTGGGTGCAGTGGCGCAAACCAGCGTGAAGCGCATGCTGGCCTATTCCAGCATTTCGCACGCCGGCTACCTGTTTATTGCGCTAGTAGCATTCGACCAGAGCTTATCGGCCAACGGTATTTTCTTCTACTCGCTGGCCTACTCAGTGGCTACGGTATCGGCTTTCGCAGTGCTGAAGCTGGTGGCCGATCAGCGCCAGCGGGAGGACTACGACGGGTTGGGCGGCTTGTACCGTACCAATCCGCTGCTGGCTGGGTGCCTCACTTTATCCATGCTGTCATTGGCGGGTATTCCGCTTACGGGAGGCTTCTTCGGTAAATTCTTTGTGTTTTCGGCTGCTGTTAACCAGGGCTATATTGGGCTGGTGGTGTTTGCCGTCGTGATGTCGATGATTAGTATTTACTACTACCTGCGGCCCGTTATTGCGGCCTACCTGCGGCCGTTGCCAGAGAATGCGCAGCCCGTGCAGGTTAGCAGCCTGCAGTCGGTGATGCTGGTGGTGCTGGCGCTGCTCACGGTGGTGCTCGGCGTATTGCCTGGCTTGGTAAGCGGGTTGTTGTAG
- the nuoL gene encoding NADH-quinone oxidoreductase subunit L, producing the protein MQETVLPAHGAPHATLLYVLIPLLPFLGFLLNGLMNRRLSGTAAGALGSLTVLGSFLISCYLLATFEYQYTVPLFDWISVGSMQIPFSYQVDQLSLIMLLLVTGVGFLIHVYSIGYMHHDENVGKFFAFLNLFVFSMLVLVLGSNFVILFVGWEGVGLCSYLLIGFWNKETANNNAAKKAFIINRVGDLGFLLGIFLIYLTFNSVQYAEVFQKASLGQFGPYSVAVVTTITLLLFVGAAGKSAQIPLYTWLPDAMAGPTPVSALIHAATMVTAGIYMVLRANVLFTLAPETLEIIAVIGAATALFAATIGLAQNDIKKVLAYSTVSQLGYMFLALGVMGYSTSLFHVLTHAFFKALLFLGAGSVIHAMSNEQDIRRMGGLRKALPITFATFLIGCLAISGIPPFSGFFSKDEILSHVYEHSKVLYAVGLFTAFLTAFYMFRLLFLTFFGEFRGTEEQKHHLHESPANMTLPLIVLAILAAVGGFMGAPMLLGGKHYLADYLAPIFTYSQRLNPAAFGQEPDHNNELMLIGLSVAAAVLGIVLAYVQYVSRGARPAEDDAQRSAPESLVYHKYYIDELYNALFVRPIMWLSRGLYRFVEQSIIDPIVNGFGRITLGGSQLLRYVQTGSVETYLILMVIGIVLVLVLNFARF; encoded by the coding sequence ATGCAAGAAACTGTACTACCCGCTCACGGAGCCCCGCACGCCACCTTGCTGTACGTGCTGATTCCGCTGCTGCCGTTTCTGGGATTTCTACTCAATGGCCTGATGAACCGGCGTTTGTCGGGCACGGCAGCTGGGGCGCTGGGCAGCCTCACAGTGCTAGGCTCGTTTCTGATTTCGTGCTACCTGCTTGCCACCTTTGAATACCAGTACACGGTGCCGCTGTTCGATTGGATTTCGGTGGGCTCGATGCAGATTCCGTTTTCCTACCAAGTCGATCAGCTAAGCCTGATTATGCTGTTGCTGGTGACAGGGGTAGGCTTCCTGATCCACGTGTACAGCATCGGCTACATGCACCACGACGAGAACGTGGGCAAGTTTTTCGCTTTCCTGAACCTCTTTGTGTTCTCGATGCTGGTGCTAGTATTGGGCAGCAACTTCGTGATTTTGTTTGTGGGCTGGGAAGGCGTGGGGTTGTGTTCCTACCTGCTCATCGGTTTCTGGAACAAGGAAACCGCCAACAACAACGCCGCCAAGAAAGCCTTCATCATCAACCGGGTAGGCGACCTGGGCTTCCTGCTCGGCATCTTCCTGATTTATCTAACCTTCAACTCGGTACAGTACGCCGAGGTTTTCCAGAAAGCCAGCCTAGGGCAGTTTGGTCCCTACTCGGTGGCAGTAGTTACAACCATCACGCTGCTGCTGTTTGTGGGCGCAGCCGGTAAGTCGGCCCAGATTCCGCTCTACACCTGGCTACCCGACGCCATGGCCGGCCCTACCCCCGTTTCGGCCCTTATCCACGCCGCAACCATGGTAACGGCGGGTATCTATATGGTGCTGCGCGCCAACGTGCTGTTCACGCTGGCTCCCGAAACGCTGGAGATTATAGCAGTCATTGGGGCCGCTACGGCGCTGTTTGCGGCCACCATCGGGCTGGCGCAAAACGATATCAAGAAGGTACTGGCTTACTCCACGGTGTCGCAGTTGGGCTACATGTTCCTGGCGCTGGGCGTGATGGGCTACTCTACCTCGCTGTTCCACGTGCTCACGCACGCGTTTTTCAAGGCGCTGCTGTTCCTAGGTGCTGGTTCTGTGATTCACGCCATGAGCAACGAGCAGGACATTCGCCGTATGGGTGGTTTGCGCAAAGCCCTACCCATCACCTTCGCTACCTTCCTCATCGGATGCCTGGCTATTTCGGGTATTCCGCCGTTTTCGGGTTTCTTCTCGAAAGATGAAATCCTAAGCCATGTGTACGAGCACAGCAAGGTGCTGTACGCCGTAGGCTTGTTCACGGCTTTCCTGACGGCTTTCTACATGTTCCGTCTGCTATTCCTCACATTCTTTGGTGAGTTCCGCGGCACGGAAGAGCAGAAGCACCACCTGCACGAGTCGCCCGCCAACATGACGCTACCGCTGATTGTACTGGCTATCTTGGCAGCCGTGGGCGGTTTCATGGGGGCGCCCATGCTGCTCGGCGGCAAGCACTACCTCGCTGACTACCTCGCCCCTATCTTCACTTACTCCCAGCGTCTCAATCCCGCCGCGTTCGGCCAGGAGCCTGACCACAACAACGAGTTGATGCTGATTGGCCTATCGGTAGCGGCAGCTGTGCTGGGCATTGTGCTGGCCTACGTGCAGTACGTGAGCCGTGGCGCCCGCCCCGCCGAGGACGATGCCCAGCGCTCGGCCCCCGAGAGTCTGGTCTACCACAAATACTACATCGACGAACTGTACAATGCTCTGTTTGTGCGGCCCATCATGTGGCTCTCGCGTGGCCTTTACCGCTTCGTAGAGCAAAGCATCATCGACCCCATCGTGAACGGTTTTGGTCGCATCACCCTCGGCGGCAGCCAACTGCTACGCTACGTGCAAACCGGCTCGGTGGAAACCTATCTGATACTAATGGTAATCGGAATTGTGCTGGTACTAGTGCTGAATTTCGCGCGCTTCTAG